The Epinephelus lanceolatus isolate andai-2023 chromosome 11, ASM4190304v1, whole genome shotgun sequence genome window below encodes:
- the LOC117267694 gene encoding microfibrillar-associated protein 3-like isoform X3 has protein sequence MSSVRLASIPSSRNIVAKEGSSTLIECNVTGSHDDIKWYNSKGPLLGEKWQIQEEGTLNITMVSFEDRGSYTCVASGGSGGNKNYTVTLRVAHTDSGLGLYYVIVCLVAFTITMILNVARLCMVSSHLKKTERAINEFFRTEGAEKLQKAFEVAKRIPIVTSAKTVELAKVTQYKTMEFARHMEDLARSVPLPPLILNCRTFVEEVVETGKPRSHAAEQAGTSVSLNRPAIGPPSADKSGEKEEGEEVRQALLSSGRNDGGGADVKVSVHTVSEKVDSEDTEAEMCLNVPGSRTSVSYESNV, from the exons aTGTCCTCCGTGCGGCTTGCCAGCATCCCCTCGAGCAGAAACATTGTGGCGAAGGAAGGATCCAGCACACTGATTGAGTGTAATGTGACCGGAAGCCACGATGACATTAAGTGGTACAACTCTAAGGGACCTCTGCTGG GTGAGAAGTGGCAGATTCAGGAGGAGGGCACCCTGAACATCACTATGGTCTCCTTCGAGGACCGTGGCAGCTACACCTGCGTCGCCTCCGGTGGCAGCGGTGGGAACAAAAACTACACCGTCACTCTTCGTGTAGCCCACACCGACAGTGGCTTGGGCCTTTACTACGTCATCGTCTGCTTGGTGGCCTTCACCATCACCATGATCCTCAACGTGGCGCGGCTTTGCATGGTCAGCAGCCACCTCAAGAAGACCGAGAGAGCCATCAATGAGTTCTTCCGCACCGAGGGCGCAGAGAAGCTGCAGAAGGCGTTTGAGGTCGCCAAGCGCATTCCAATCGTCACGTCGGCCAAGACGGTGGAGCTCGCCAAGGTCACGCAGTACAAGACCATGGAGTTTGCTCGTCACATGGAGGATCTGGCTCGGAGCGTCCCCCTGCCACCGCTCATTTTAAACTGCCGCACATTCGTTGAGGAGGTCGTGGAGACAGGGAAGCCGAGGTCTCACGCTGCAGAGCAGGCTGGGACATCAGTGTCTCTGAACAGACCAGCCATAGGCCCTCCCTCCGCTGACAAAagtggagagaaggaggagggggaggaggtgcgTCAGGCTCTGCTGTCAAGTGGTAGGAACGATGGAGGCGGTGCTGATGTCAAAGTTTCAGTCCATACAGTTTCTGAGAAGGTGGATAGTGAGGATACAGAGGCTGAGATGTGCCTCAATGTGCCGGGCTCACGGACAAGTGTGTCCTATGAGAGCAATGTGTAG
- the LOC117267694 gene encoding microfibrillar-associated protein 3-like isoform X1: MSVEDLLFWSLSEQQRHHLSLLLLTVLLLGGWTADGAQNGTETETMSSVRLASIPSSRNIVAKEGSSTLIECNVTGSHDDIKWYNSKGPLLGEKWQIQEEGTLNITMVSFEDRGSYTCVASGGSGGNKNYTVTLRVAHTDSGLGLYYVIVCLVAFTITMILNVARLCMVSSHLKKTERAINEFFRTEGAEKLQKAFEVAKRIPIVTSAKTVELAKVTQYKTMEFARHMEDLARSVPLPPLILNCRTFVEEVVETGKPRSHAAEQAGTSVSLNRPAIGPPSADKSGEKEEGEEVRQALLSSGRNDGGGADVKVSVHTVSEKVDSEDTEAEMCLNVPGSRTSVSYESNV, from the exons ATGTCGGTCGAggatttgttgttttggtcGCTGTCCGAGCAGCAG AGACACCACCTGTCACTCCTGCTCCTCACTGTCCTGCTGCTCGGTGGCTGGACAGCAGACGGGGCTCAGAatgggacagagacagagaccaTGTCCTCCGTGCGGCTTGCCAGCATCCCCTCGAGCAGAAACATTGTGGCGAAGGAAGGATCCAGCACACTGATTGAGTGTAATGTGACCGGAAGCCACGATGACATTAAGTGGTACAACTCTAAGGGACCTCTGCTGG GTGAGAAGTGGCAGATTCAGGAGGAGGGCACCCTGAACATCACTATGGTCTCCTTCGAGGACCGTGGCAGCTACACCTGCGTCGCCTCCGGTGGCAGCGGTGGGAACAAAAACTACACCGTCACTCTTCGTGTAGCCCACACCGACAGTGGCTTGGGCCTTTACTACGTCATCGTCTGCTTGGTGGCCTTCACCATCACCATGATCCTCAACGTGGCGCGGCTTTGCATGGTCAGCAGCCACCTCAAGAAGACCGAGAGAGCCATCAATGAGTTCTTCCGCACCGAGGGCGCAGAGAAGCTGCAGAAGGCGTTTGAGGTCGCCAAGCGCATTCCAATCGTCACGTCGGCCAAGACGGTGGAGCTCGCCAAGGTCACGCAGTACAAGACCATGGAGTTTGCTCGTCACATGGAGGATCTGGCTCGGAGCGTCCCCCTGCCACCGCTCATTTTAAACTGCCGCACATTCGTTGAGGAGGTCGTGGAGACAGGGAAGCCGAGGTCTCACGCTGCAGAGCAGGCTGGGACATCAGTGTCTCTGAACAGACCAGCCATAGGCCCTCCCTCCGCTGACAAAagtggagagaaggaggagggggaggaggtgcgTCAGGCTCTGCTGTCAAGTGGTAGGAACGATGGAGGCGGTGCTGATGTCAAAGTTTCAGTCCATACAGTTTCTGAGAAGGTGGATAGTGAGGATACAGAGGCTGAGATGTGCCTCAATGTGCCGGGCTCACGGACAAGTGTGTCCTATGAGAGCAATGTGTAG
- the fam114a2 gene encoding protein FAM114A2, translated as MSDSEATAAEGPEVEPEFQDACPAETPDSSSASTPDNSTDVAPTRKARRRPDVKLADEVEEAPKVEEQPAKSPAPSESTVSQGGWGYWGSWGKSILSTATATVATVGQGLTQVIEKAETSLGIPSPTELSAQVEEEQKERSESISESDKAARDGSAAAVGSAMGMLTSLTSVVQSTGKTVITGGLDALEFIGKKTMDVIAEGDPGFKKTKGLMIRNSTLSQVLREAKEREELQTAETESSDSEKKVVAHYGMLFDEFQGLSHLEALEILSRESESKVKSVLTTLSGDELVQLRQELDLIKDAFSLVEFDDEEVDEKKDEDGSEFEKELTEALEGLSVSATADKLSKACKNTCSQITDMSKPEQEEEESEDAVKKTVSVEDVHAAAIRSLAELTARSIELFHKLAEMILFSNGSTEASALSQLTVVLCKEISLLSKKFTSCLTTAGSNEKGDVLNPLITGVFLEASNSASYIQDAFQLLMPILEISHIQRKAESTEQ; from the exons ATGTCAGACAGCgaagctacagcagcagagggtCCAGAGGTGGAACCAGAGTTTCAGGATGCCTGTCCTGCAGAAACACCCGACAGCTCCTCAGCGAGCACACCTGACAATTCGACTGACGTGGCTCCCACAAGGAAAGCCAGGAGGAGACCAGACGTCAAACTTGCAGATGAAGTTGAGGAGGCGCCGAAAGTAGAGGAGCAGCCAGCAAAGTCACCA GCACCGAGTGAGTCCACCGTGTCTCAGGGTGGTTGGGGATACTGGGGCAGCTGGGGCAAATCCATCTTATCCACAGCAACAGCTACTGTGGCCACTGTGG GCCAAGGGCTCACTCAGGTGATAGAGAAGGCAGAGACGTCACTAGGAATCCCCAGTCCAACCGAACTCTCTGCGCAAGTTGAGGAAGAGCAGAAGGAGCGAA GTGAATCCATCAGTGAGTCAGACAAAGCGGCCAGAGATGGATCAGCAGCGGCGGTGGGAAGTGCAATGGGAATGCTGACATCGCTCACGAGTGTCGTCCAGAGCACA GGGAAAACGGTGATTACGGGCGGCCTAGATGCTCTGGAGTTCATTGGGAAGAAGACGATGGATGTGATAGCAGAAGGCGATCCAGGCTTTAAGAAGACCAAAGGACTGATGATCAGGAACTCCACTTTGTCTCAG GTGTTGAGGGAGGCGAAGGAGCGAGAGGAGCTGCAAACGGCAGAAACAGAGTCTTCAGACTCCGAGAAGAAGGTGGTGGCTCACTACGGGATGCTGTTTGATGAATTTCAGGGTCTGTCGCACCTCGAGGCGCTGGAGATTCTGTCTCGAGAGAGTGAGTCTAAG GTGAAGTCAGTGCTGACCACTCTATCAGGAGACGAGCTGGTTCAGCTCAGACAGGAGTTGGATCTCATTAAGGACGCTTTCTCTCTTGTGGAGTTTGATGATGAGGAAGTTGATGAGAAGAAAG ATGAAGACGGCTCAGAGTTTGAGAAGGAGTTAACGGAGGCTCTGGAGGGGCTCAGTGTCAGCGCCACAGCTGACAAACTCAGCAAG GCCTGTAAGAACACCTGCAGCCAGATCACTGACATGTCCAAACCagagcaggaagaggaagagagtgaGGACGCTGTAAAGAAAACAGTCTCTGTAGAG GATGTTCATGCTGCAGCCATCAGGAGTCTGGCAGAGCTGACGGCACGATCCATTGAGCTTTTCCACAAACTGGCTGAGATGATCCTGTTCTCCAACGGCAGCACAGAGGCCAGCGCCCTGTCACA GTTAACGGTTGTCCTGTGTAAGGAAATCTCACTGCTTTCCAAGAAGTTCACCTCCTGCTTAACAACAGCAGGG TCAAACGAGAAGGGGGATGTCCTCAACCCGCTGATAACAGGAGTCTTTTTAGAG GCGTCCAACAGTGCATCTTACATCCAAGATGCTTTCCAGCTGCTGATGCCCATACTGGAGATCTCCCACATTCAGAGGAAAGCTGAATCCACAGAGCAGTGA
- the cnot8 gene encoding CCR4-NOT transcription complex subunit 8, with protein MPAALTDSSQIICEVWASNVEEEMRKIRQIIQSYNYIAMDTEFPGVVVRPIGEFRSTVDYQYQLLRCNVDLLKIIQLGLTFMNEDGDYPPGTTTWQFNFKFNLTEDMYSQDSIDLLQNSGLQFKKHEEEGIDTLYFAELLMTSGLVLCENVKWLSFHSGYDFGYLVKLLTDARLPEEEHDFFQILNLFFPAIYDVKYLMKSCKNLKGGLQEVADQLELKRIGRQHQAGSDSLLTGMAFFRMKELFFEDNIDDAKYCGRLYGLGSGSTQPQNGISSSGQEETNNKH; from the exons ATGCCAGCCGCACTTACAGATTCCAGTCAGATAATCTGTGAAGTCTGGGCGAGCAATGTCGAGGAAGAAATGAGGAAGATACGGCAGATTATTCAAAGCTACAATTACATTGCCATG gACACAGAATTCCCCGGAGTGGTCGTCCGGCCAATTGGGGAGTTTCGAAGCACAGTAGACTACCAGTACCAGCTGCTGAGGTGTAACGTGGACCTCCTGAAAATCATCCAGCTCGGCCTCACATTCATGAACGAGGATGGAGACTATCCTCCTGGCACGACAACGTGGCAGTTCAACTTCAAATTCAACCTCAC AGAAGACATGTACTCACAGGACTCCATAGACCTGCTCCAGAACTCCGGCCTTCAGTTTAAAAAACACGAAGAAGAGGGAATCGACACACTCTACTTCGCTGAGCTCCTCATGACGTCTGGTCTGGTGTTGTGTGAAAACGTCAAATGGCTGTCCTTCCACAG CGGGTACGACTTTGGCTACCTAGTGAAGCTCCTGACAGACGCACGGCTCCCTGAGGAGGAACACGACTTCTTTCAGATCCTCAACCTCTTCTTCCCAGCAATCTACGATGTCAAGTacttgatgaagagctgcaagaACCTAAAG ggaGGGCTACAGGAAGTAGCAGACCAGCTGGAGCTCAAGAGGATCGGGCGGCAGCATCAGGCTGGATCAGACTCGCTTCTCACGGGCATGGCTTTCTTCAGGATGAAAGAG ctTTTCTTCGAAGACAACATTGACGACGCAAAGTATTGTGGGAGATTGTATGGCCTGGGCTCGGGCTCCACCCAACCTCAGAACGGCATCTCCAGCTCGGGCCAGGAGGAGACGAACAACAAGCACTGA
- the LOC117267694 gene encoding microfibrillar-associated protein 3-like isoform X2 — protein sequence MLSSQRHHLSLLLLTVLLLGGWTADGAQNGTETETMSSVRLASIPSSRNIVAKEGSSTLIECNVTGSHDDIKWYNSKGPLLGEKWQIQEEGTLNITMVSFEDRGSYTCVASGGSGGNKNYTVTLRVAHTDSGLGLYYVIVCLVAFTITMILNVARLCMVSSHLKKTERAINEFFRTEGAEKLQKAFEVAKRIPIVTSAKTVELAKVTQYKTMEFARHMEDLARSVPLPPLILNCRTFVEEVVETGKPRSHAAEQAGTSVSLNRPAIGPPSADKSGEKEEGEEVRQALLSSGRNDGGGADVKVSVHTVSEKVDSEDTEAEMCLNVPGSRTSVSYESNV from the exons ATGTTATCATCTCAGAGACACCACCTGTCACTCCTGCTCCTCACTGTCCTGCTGCTCGGTGGCTGGACAGCAGACGGGGCTCAGAatgggacagagacagagaccaTGTCCTCCGTGCGGCTTGCCAGCATCCCCTCGAGCAGAAACATTGTGGCGAAGGAAGGATCCAGCACACTGATTGAGTGTAATGTGACCGGAAGCCACGATGACATTAAGTGGTACAACTCTAAGGGACCTCTGCTGG GTGAGAAGTGGCAGATTCAGGAGGAGGGCACCCTGAACATCACTATGGTCTCCTTCGAGGACCGTGGCAGCTACACCTGCGTCGCCTCCGGTGGCAGCGGTGGGAACAAAAACTACACCGTCACTCTTCGTGTAGCCCACACCGACAGTGGCTTGGGCCTTTACTACGTCATCGTCTGCTTGGTGGCCTTCACCATCACCATGATCCTCAACGTGGCGCGGCTTTGCATGGTCAGCAGCCACCTCAAGAAGACCGAGAGAGCCATCAATGAGTTCTTCCGCACCGAGGGCGCAGAGAAGCTGCAGAAGGCGTTTGAGGTCGCCAAGCGCATTCCAATCGTCACGTCGGCCAAGACGGTGGAGCTCGCCAAGGTCACGCAGTACAAGACCATGGAGTTTGCTCGTCACATGGAGGATCTGGCTCGGAGCGTCCCCCTGCCACCGCTCATTTTAAACTGCCGCACATTCGTTGAGGAGGTCGTGGAGACAGGGAAGCCGAGGTCTCACGCTGCAGAGCAGGCTGGGACATCAGTGTCTCTGAACAGACCAGCCATAGGCCCTCCCTCCGCTGACAAAagtggagagaaggaggagggggaggaggtgcgTCAGGCTCTGCTGTCAAGTGGTAGGAACGATGGAGGCGGTGCTGATGTCAAAGTTTCAGTCCATACAGTTTCTGAGAAGGTGGATAGTGAGGATACAGAGGCTGAGATGTGCCTCAATGTGCCGGGCTCACGGACAAGTGTGTCCTATGAGAGCAATGTGTAG